In Chionomys nivalis chromosome 24, mChiNiv1.1, whole genome shotgun sequence, one genomic interval encodes:
- the LOC130865981 gene encoding vomeronasal type-2 receptor 1 isoform X1: MASEKIYLALGFLAFLWAELGTQNTTEEPQCRLMAKFNLSGYVDAKNHSLVIAGLFPIHSRTIPVDESILEPVSPMCEGFYFRGFRWMKTMIHTIKEINERKDILPNHTLGYQIFDSCYSITKAMESALVFLTGQEEYQPNFRNSTGSILAGIVGSGGSSLSVAASRIFGLYYMPQVGYASSSSILSDKFQFPSYLRIMPSDKIQSEAMVNLIQHFGWVWVGAIAADDEYGKYGVKAFKEKMESINLCVAFSETIPKIYSNEKMQKAVKAVKSSTARVIVLFTSDIDLSPFVLEMAHHNITDRTWIASEAWITSALIAKPEYFPYFGGTIGFAIPRTVIPGLKEFLYDVHPSKDPNDILTIEFWQTAFNCTWPNSSVPYNVDHRVNMTGKEDRLYDMSDQLCTGEEKLEDLKNTYLDVSQLRITNNVKQAVYAMAYALDRLSSCEEGYGPYMPNKSCAYIPTFEFWQLMYYMKEIKFKTHDDKWLALDENGDVAQGHYDILNWQLDDNGEVSFVTVGKFKFRSSMHELIIPRDSPLFWNTESSKLPYSVCTDVCSPGTRKGIRQGEPICCFDCIPCADGYVSEKPGQRECDPCGEDDWSNAQRNKCVPKEVEFLAYEEALGFTLVILSILGALVVLAVIVVYVIHRHTPLVKANDRELSFLIQMSLLITVLSSLLFIGKPLNWSCMARQVTLALGFCLCLSSILGKTISLFFAYRISISKTRLISMHPVIRKLIVLVCVLGEIGACSAYLVLEPPRMFKNIEPQNVKIIFECNEGSIAFLCSIFGFDVLLALLCFLTTFVARQLPDNYYEGKCITFAMLVFFIVWISFVPAYLSTKGKFKVAVEIFAILASSYGLLGCIFLPKCFIILLRPKRNTDETVGGRVPTVDRSIQLTSASVSSELNNTTVSTVLDE, encoded by the exons ATGGCCAGCGAAAAGATATACTTGGCTCTAGGATTCCTTGCATTTTTATGGGCTGAATTGGGTACCCAAAACACAACAGAGGAACCCCAATGCAGGTTGATGGCTAAGTTTAATTTGTCTGGATACGTAGATGCCAAAAACCATTCACTTGTTATTGCAGGACTGTTTCCTATTCACTCCAGGACCATCCCAGTAGATGAATCTATTTTGGAGCCAGTATCACCCATGTGTGAAGG GTTTTACTTCCGAGGTTTCCGCTGGATGAAAACCATGATCCACACCATCAAGGAGATTAACGAGAGGAAGGACATTTTGCCCAACCACACTCTGGGCTATCAGATCTTCGATTCCTGCTATTCCATCACCAAAGCAATGGAATCGGCTTTGGTGTTTCTAACAGGGCAGGAAGAGTACCAACCCAACTTTAGAAACAGCACTGGATCAATTCTTGCAGGAATAGTTGGATCAGGGGGATCGTCCTTGTCAGTTGCAGCTTCAAGAATTTTTGGGTTATATTACATGCCTCAG GTTGGCTATGCTTCTTCCTCCTCAATTCTTAGTGACAAATTCCAGTTTCCATCTTATCTTCGCATAATGCCCAGTGATAAGATCCAGTCTGAGGCCATGGTGAATCTTATCCAACACTTTGGTTGGGTCTGGGTAGGCGCTATTGCAGCTGATGACGAGTATGGAAAATATGGAGTAAAAGCTTTTAAGGAAAAGATGGAGAGTATCAACCTCTGTGTTGCTTTCTCTGAAACCATTCCCAAAATCTACTCCAATGAGAAAATGCAAAAGGCCGTCAAGGCAGTGAAGAGTTCCACGGCCAGAGTCATTGTGCTTTTCACCTCTGACATTGACCTCAGCCCCTTTGTGCTGGAGATGGCTCATCATAACATAACTGACAGGACATGGATAGCCAGCGAAGCCTGGATCACCTCCGCCCTCATTGCAAAGCCCGAGTACTTCCCCTATTTTGGCGGAACTATTGGATTTGCAATACCAAGAACCGTTATACCAGGACTGAAAGAGTTTCTTTATGATGTGCACCCTAGCAAGGATCCGAATGATATCCTGACCATTGAATTCTGGCAAACCGCTTTTAACTGTACCTGGCCCAATAGCAGTGTGCCTTACAACGTGGACCACAGAGTGAATATGACTGGCAAAGAAGACAGGTTGTATGACATGTCTGATCAGCTCTGCACTGGAGAGGAGAAGCTAGAAGACCTGAAAAACACCTATCTGGATGTGTCTCAGCTCAGAATCACAAACAACGTCAAACAAGCTGTGTATGCTATGGCTTATGCCCTGGATCGTCTCAGCAGCTGTGAAGAAGGGTACGGTCCATATATGCCAAATAAGTCTTGTGCATATATACCTACCTTTGAATTCTGGCAG CTAATGTACTATATgaaggaaattaaatttaaaacacatGATGACAAGTGGCTCGCCCTGGATGAAAATGGAGATGTGGCACAAGGACACTATGACATCCTAAACTGGCAATTAGATGACAATGGAGAAGTTTCCTTTGTGACAGTCGGGAAATTCAAATTCAGAAGCAGTATGCATGAGCTCATTATTCCAAGGGATTCTCCACTATTTTGGAACACCGAGTCATCAAAG CTTCCCTACTCAGTCTGCACGGACGTGTGTTCTCCGGGGACCAGGAAGGGGATTCGACAAGGGGAACCCATCTGCTGCTTTGATTGCATCCCATGTGCTGATGGATATGTGTCAGAGAAACCAG GCCAAAGGGAATGTGACCCATGTGGGGAAGACGACTGGTCCAATGCACAGAGGAACAAGTGTGTGCCAAAGGAGGTGGAATTCCTCGCTTATGAGGAGGCCCTGGGGTTCACCCTTGTCATCCTGTCTATCCTGGGGGCACTTGTGGTCTTGGCAGTCATCGTGGTGTATGTGATCCACAGGCACACTCCATTGGTGAAGGCCAATGACCGGGAGCTGAGCTTCCTCATTCAGATGTCTCTGCTCATCACGGTGCTCTCATCCCTGCTCTTCATAGGCAAGCCATTGAACTGGTCCTGCATGGCCCGCCAGGTCACTCTGGCGCTAGGCTTttgcctctgtctgtcttccaTTCTCGGAAAGACTATTTCACTCTTTTTTGCCTACAGGATTTCCATATCCAAAACTCGGCTTATATCCATGCACCCCGTTATTCGAAAGCTCATTGTGCTAGTCTGTGTTTTAGGGGAGATTGGTGCATGCTCAGCTTACTTGGTATTGGAACCTCCGAGGATGTTCAAGAACATTGAACCTCAAAATGTAAAGATCATCTTTGAATGCAATGAAGGTTCTATAGCGTTCCTGTGCTCCATATTTGGGTTTGATGTCCTTCTGGCCTTACTGTGTTTCCTGACAACGTTTGTGGCTCGCCAGCTGCCAGATAACTACTATGAAGGGAAATGCATCACGTTTGCAATGCTGGTCTTTTTCATTGTCTGGATCTCTTTTGTCCCTGCGTACCTGAGCACCAAAGGCAAATTCAAAGTGGCCGTGGAAATATTTGCCATTTTGGCATCTAGCTATGGCTTGTTAGGCTGCATATTTCTTCCTAAGTGCTTCATTATTTTGCTGAGGCCAAAGAGGAACACTGATGAAACTGTTGGTGGGAGAGTCCCCACTGTAGACAGGAGCATCCAGCTGACCTCAGCTTCTGTGAGCAGTGAGCTTAACAACACCACAGTGTCGACTGTTCTGGATGAGTAG
- the LOC130865981 gene encoding vomeronasal type-2 receptor 1 isoform X2, with protein sequence MAKFNLSGYVDAKNHSLVIAGLFPIHSRTIPVDESILEPVSPMSFLSRFYFRGFRWMKTMIHTIKEINERKDILPNHTLGYQIFDSCYSITKAMESALVFLTGQEEYQPNFRNSTGSILAGIVGSGGSSLSVAASRIFGLYYMPQVGYASSSSILSDKFQFPSYLRIMPSDKIQSEAMVNLIQHFGWVWVGAIAADDEYGKYGVKAFKEKMESINLCVAFSETIPKIYSNEKMQKAVKAVKSSTARVIVLFTSDIDLSPFVLEMAHHNITDRTWIASEAWITSALIAKPEYFPYFGGTIGFAIPRTVIPGLKEFLYDVHPSKDPNDILTIEFWQTAFNCTWPNSSVPYNVDHRVNMTGKEDRLYDMSDQLCTGEEKLEDLKNTYLDVSQLRITNNVKQAVYAMAYALDRLSSCEEGYGPYMPNKSCAYIPTFEFWQLMYYMKEIKFKTHDDKWLALDENGDVAQGHYDILNWQLDDNGEVSFVTVGKFKFRSSMHELIIPRDSPLFWNTESSKLPYSVCTDVCSPGTRKGIRQGEPICCFDCIPCADGYVSEKPGQRECDPCGEDDWSNAQRNKCVPKEVEFLAYEEALGFTLVILSILGALVVLAVIVVYVIHRHTPLVKANDRELSFLIQMSLLITVLSSLLFIGKPLNWSCMARQVTLALGFCLCLSSILGKTISLFFAYRISISKTRLISMHPVIRKLIVLVCVLGEIGACSAYLVLEPPRMFKNIEPQNVKIIFECNEGSIAFLCSIFGFDVLLALLCFLTTFVARQLPDNYYEGKCITFAMLVFFIVWISFVPAYLSTKGKFKVAVEIFAILASSYGLLGCIFLPKCFIILLRPKRNTDETVGGRVPTVDRSIQLTSASVSSELNNTTVSTVLDE encoded by the exons ATGGCTAAGTTTAATTTGTCTGGATACGTAGATGCCAAAAACCATTCACTTGTTATTGCAGGACTGTTTCCTATTCACTCCAGGACCATCCCAGTAGATGAATCTATTTTGGAGCCAGTATCACCCATGT CTTTCCTTTCCAGGTTTTACTTCCGAGGTTTCCGCTGGATGAAAACCATGATCCACACCATCAAGGAGATTAACGAGAGGAAGGACATTTTGCCCAACCACACTCTGGGCTATCAGATCTTCGATTCCTGCTATTCCATCACCAAAGCAATGGAATCGGCTTTGGTGTTTCTAACAGGGCAGGAAGAGTACCAACCCAACTTTAGAAACAGCACTGGATCAATTCTTGCAGGAATAGTTGGATCAGGGGGATCGTCCTTGTCAGTTGCAGCTTCAAGAATTTTTGGGTTATATTACATGCCTCAG GTTGGCTATGCTTCTTCCTCCTCAATTCTTAGTGACAAATTCCAGTTTCCATCTTATCTTCGCATAATGCCCAGTGATAAGATCCAGTCTGAGGCCATGGTGAATCTTATCCAACACTTTGGTTGGGTCTGGGTAGGCGCTATTGCAGCTGATGACGAGTATGGAAAATATGGAGTAAAAGCTTTTAAGGAAAAGATGGAGAGTATCAACCTCTGTGTTGCTTTCTCTGAAACCATTCCCAAAATCTACTCCAATGAGAAAATGCAAAAGGCCGTCAAGGCAGTGAAGAGTTCCACGGCCAGAGTCATTGTGCTTTTCACCTCTGACATTGACCTCAGCCCCTTTGTGCTGGAGATGGCTCATCATAACATAACTGACAGGACATGGATAGCCAGCGAAGCCTGGATCACCTCCGCCCTCATTGCAAAGCCCGAGTACTTCCCCTATTTTGGCGGAACTATTGGATTTGCAATACCAAGAACCGTTATACCAGGACTGAAAGAGTTTCTTTATGATGTGCACCCTAGCAAGGATCCGAATGATATCCTGACCATTGAATTCTGGCAAACCGCTTTTAACTGTACCTGGCCCAATAGCAGTGTGCCTTACAACGTGGACCACAGAGTGAATATGACTGGCAAAGAAGACAGGTTGTATGACATGTCTGATCAGCTCTGCACTGGAGAGGAGAAGCTAGAAGACCTGAAAAACACCTATCTGGATGTGTCTCAGCTCAGAATCACAAACAACGTCAAACAAGCTGTGTATGCTATGGCTTATGCCCTGGATCGTCTCAGCAGCTGTGAAGAAGGGTACGGTCCATATATGCCAAATAAGTCTTGTGCATATATACCTACCTTTGAATTCTGGCAG CTAATGTACTATATgaaggaaattaaatttaaaacacatGATGACAAGTGGCTCGCCCTGGATGAAAATGGAGATGTGGCACAAGGACACTATGACATCCTAAACTGGCAATTAGATGACAATGGAGAAGTTTCCTTTGTGACAGTCGGGAAATTCAAATTCAGAAGCAGTATGCATGAGCTCATTATTCCAAGGGATTCTCCACTATTTTGGAACACCGAGTCATCAAAG CTTCCCTACTCAGTCTGCACGGACGTGTGTTCTCCGGGGACCAGGAAGGGGATTCGACAAGGGGAACCCATCTGCTGCTTTGATTGCATCCCATGTGCTGATGGATATGTGTCAGAGAAACCAG GCCAAAGGGAATGTGACCCATGTGGGGAAGACGACTGGTCCAATGCACAGAGGAACAAGTGTGTGCCAAAGGAGGTGGAATTCCTCGCTTATGAGGAGGCCCTGGGGTTCACCCTTGTCATCCTGTCTATCCTGGGGGCACTTGTGGTCTTGGCAGTCATCGTGGTGTATGTGATCCACAGGCACACTCCATTGGTGAAGGCCAATGACCGGGAGCTGAGCTTCCTCATTCAGATGTCTCTGCTCATCACGGTGCTCTCATCCCTGCTCTTCATAGGCAAGCCATTGAACTGGTCCTGCATGGCCCGCCAGGTCACTCTGGCGCTAGGCTTttgcctctgtctgtcttccaTTCTCGGAAAGACTATTTCACTCTTTTTTGCCTACAGGATTTCCATATCCAAAACTCGGCTTATATCCATGCACCCCGTTATTCGAAAGCTCATTGTGCTAGTCTGTGTTTTAGGGGAGATTGGTGCATGCTCAGCTTACTTGGTATTGGAACCTCCGAGGATGTTCAAGAACATTGAACCTCAAAATGTAAAGATCATCTTTGAATGCAATGAAGGTTCTATAGCGTTCCTGTGCTCCATATTTGGGTTTGATGTCCTTCTGGCCTTACTGTGTTTCCTGACAACGTTTGTGGCTCGCCAGCTGCCAGATAACTACTATGAAGGGAAATGCATCACGTTTGCAATGCTGGTCTTTTTCATTGTCTGGATCTCTTTTGTCCCTGCGTACCTGAGCACCAAAGGCAAATTCAAAGTGGCCGTGGAAATATTTGCCATTTTGGCATCTAGCTATGGCTTGTTAGGCTGCATATTTCTTCCTAAGTGCTTCATTATTTTGCTGAGGCCAAAGAGGAACACTGATGAAACTGTTGGTGGGAGAGTCCCCACTGTAGACAGGAGCATCCAGCTGACCTCAGCTTCTGTGAGCAGTGAGCTTAACAACACCACAGTGTCGACTGTTCTGGATGAGTAG